A stretch of Labrus bergylta chromosome 19, fLabBer1.1, whole genome shotgun sequence DNA encodes these proteins:
- the laptm4b gene encoding lysosomal-associated transmembrane protein 4B isoform X1, giving the protein MISPWDRWYSTSCCLCCHVRTGTIILGIWYMLINAVVLLILLSALNDPVQYRYHLTSSELGTDIDVMDDANICIATAISLLMILICGMATYGAYKQHAAWIIPFFCYQIFDFALNTLVAISVVVYPNTVQDYLQQLPGTFPYKEDIMSTNNLCLVFAVLLFIGCILSFKAYLIGCVWNCYRYVSGRGTTEVLVYVTTNDTTFNELIPLNTQGSAAAVRGGHCHTAQGAPSPVYGGMRDILGPCTLKPSQYHHISLQQ; this is encoded by the exons ATGATTTCGCCGTGGGACCGGTGGTACTCGACgagctgctgcctctgctgccaTGTACGGACGGGCACCATCATTCTGGGAATATGGTACATG CTCATCAATGCCGTGGTCCTACTCATCCTGTTGTCGGCTCTCAATGACCCAGTTCAATACCGCTACCACCTTACCAGCTCTGAGCTCGGAACCGACATTGATGTCATGGATGATGCAA ATATCTGCATAGCCACTGCAATATCCCTACTCATGATTCTCATATGTGGCATGGCGACGTACGGTGCTTACAag CAACACGCTGCTTGGATCATTCCATTCTTCTGCTACCAAATCTTCGACTTTGCCCTTAACACACTTGTAGCCATTAGTGTGGTGGTTTATCCCAACACGGTGCAGGACTACCTCCAGCAGCTG CCAGGGACATTCCCTTACAAAGAGGACATCATGTCCACCAACAACTTGTGCCTAGTCTTTGCAGTCCTCCTCTTCATCGGCTGCATTCTCTCCTTCAAG GCCTACCTGATTGGCTGTGTGTGGAACTGCTACAGATACGTGAGCGGCAGGGGTACCACGGAGGTTCTGGTTTATGTCACCACCAACGACACCACG TTCAATGAGTTGATACCTCTTAATACACAAG GTTCTGCTGCCGCCGTACGAGGAGGCCATTGCCATACCGCCCAAGGAGCCCCCTCCCCAGTATATGGAGGCATGAGAGACATCCTCGGACCTTGTACCCTGAAACCCTCCCAATACCATCACATCTCCCTCCAACAGTAG
- the laptm4b gene encoding lysosomal-associated transmembrane protein 4B isoform X2, with protein sequence MISPWDRWYSTSCCLCCHVRTGTIILGIWYMLINAVVLLILLSALNDPVQYRYHLTSSELGTDIDVMDDANICIATAISLLMILICGMATYGAYKQHAAWIIPFFCYQIFDFALNTLVAISVVVYPNTVQDYLQQLPGTFPYKEDIMSTNNLCLVFAVLLFIGCILSFKAYLIGCVWNCYRYVSGRGTTEVLVYVTTNDTTVLLPPYEEAIAIPPKEPPPQYMEA encoded by the exons ATGATTTCGCCGTGGGACCGGTGGTACTCGACgagctgctgcctctgctgccaTGTACGGACGGGCACCATCATTCTGGGAATATGGTACATG CTCATCAATGCCGTGGTCCTACTCATCCTGTTGTCGGCTCTCAATGACCCAGTTCAATACCGCTACCACCTTACCAGCTCTGAGCTCGGAACCGACATTGATGTCATGGATGATGCAA ATATCTGCATAGCCACTGCAATATCCCTACTCATGATTCTCATATGTGGCATGGCGACGTACGGTGCTTACAag CAACACGCTGCTTGGATCATTCCATTCTTCTGCTACCAAATCTTCGACTTTGCCCTTAACACACTTGTAGCCATTAGTGTGGTGGTTTATCCCAACACGGTGCAGGACTACCTCCAGCAGCTG CCAGGGACATTCCCTTACAAAGAGGACATCATGTCCACCAACAACTTGTGCCTAGTCTTTGCAGTCCTCCTCTTCATCGGCTGCATTCTCTCCTTCAAG GCCTACCTGATTGGCTGTGTGTGGAACTGCTACAGATACGTGAGCGGCAGGGGTACCACGGAGGTTCTGGTTTATGTCACCACCAACGACACCACG GTTCTGCTGCCGCCGTACGAGGAGGCCATTGCCATACCGCCCAAGGAGCCCCCTCCCCAGTATATGGAGGCATGA